A stretch of DNA from Streptomyces gobiensis:
TCCCGCGCCGAGCTCACGATCGAGCACGTGATGCCGCAGTCTCCCGGCGAAGAGTGGCTGGACGCGCTGGCGGTCAGCGGTGAACCGGACGAGACGCCCCAGCAGCTGCACGCCCGCCTCGTACACACCCTGGGCAACCTCACCCTTACTGGCGTGAACTCCCGGCTGTCCAACCACATCTTCGAACGTAAGAAGGACCTGTTCACCTCCAGCCATCTGGAGCTGAACCGGGGCATTGCCGAAGCGGAGAGCTGGAGTGCGGAGGAGATTCTCGCCCGCGCCGACATGCTGACCGAGCGTGCCGTGAAGTTGTGGCCAGGACCCATCGATGGTGTCTCCCATGTGGAGCGGGGACGGGACTGGGGGCAACTGCACGAGGCGCTGGCCGCGATGCCGGACGGCACTTGGACAACATACGGGGACCTGGCCGCCCTCATCGGCTCCGCCCCGCAGGCTGTGGGCAGCCATCTACTGAAGACGCCGGGCGTGCTCAACGCACACCGTGTCCTCACCCACCAGGGCCTTCCGGCCGAGGGGTTCCGCTGGCCCGGTGAGGACCGGGGGGACGTGCGCGACCTTCTCGCGTCCGAGTGCGTCGAGTTCACCGAGAGCGGCTCCGCGCACCCCGAGCAACGGCTGTCCACCGAGGAGCTGGCCGCGCTATTGGGGCTGCAGGGGGACGACAGGCAAGGGCAGGCGGCACCTCGCGGGGAGGCGGACAGCGCCGTGGCATCCGTGCAGGAGCGGTGGGAACGCTTCTTCCACCAGCTCGCGGCCGACGATACCGAGGCTGTGGTCGCCGCTGTCCGGGAGCTCCTCGACTTCTGGGAGAATGAAGCGGGTGGCGGTTTCTCGATCGGCAGCGGCAAGACCTACGCCGGTGCTTCTTTGCTGCTCGACCGGCGCGATGCCCCCGACATCTGGCCGGTGACCGTCTATCCCGGAACCGGGCGTGGTGGCGTGGTCGAGGTCGCCTTCCAGTATCTGACCTCCCGTGAGCCGTTCACCGATGATGCTCTGCGCGATGAACTGCGGCGACGGTTCAACGGGATGACCGGTGTGGAGATCCCCCAGGGCAAGCTCACCCTCCGGCCGAGCTTCCGGCTGTCGATCCTGACGGACGAGGGCAACCAGCAGGCCCTACGCGAAGCCCTGCTGTGGTTCCGCGACCGCGTACTGGCGGCAGAAGAAGAAGCGGGCTGAGCGAATCCAGACTGCTTGGGAGCGACAAGCAGCGCCGCCCCAGGGCCCCAGCCCTGGGGCGGCGTTCTGGGGCGGCGTTGCGCGGGGCGTAAGGCCTGCTTTCCTCACACACGTTCTGTCATGGGACCTTGCCTACGGTTTCGATGGAGATCACGACGGGGGATCCGTCCCGGACCTGATACAGCACCCGGTACCTTCCGACGTGCATGCGGAAATAGCCGCTGCCGTACGGGTGCGATCCGAGCGGCCGTGGATTGCCACGGAGCAGGTTGATCGCGTCGAGAACTTGATCAATCTCTTCACGATCGGACTTGCGCAGCTGGGTCAGTGCCCGGCGGGCGGCGGGCTGAAAGACGACCTCGGCGCTCACGCGGCTCCCCGCCGGTGCCTGGCAGCGTCCTGCGCGGCGAGCTCTGCGAGAAACTCCTCCTGCGTGAGCACCGGGTCCGGGCACCCATGGGCCTCGTTGAGGCGGTTCTGTGCGATGGCCAGGTCATCTTCGAGATCGGCGAGTTCCTGGGGACTGATGAGTATGGCCACGACGGTGCCGTGGTCAGTGATGGCGGTGCGTTCGCGGCTGGTGGCTGCTTTACGGCACAGGTCACCAAGGTTGGCCCGGGCTTGTGCGATGCCGATCGTGTCACTCATGCATGAAGTGTATCTAGTGAATCTCGTGGATGGTGCCTGGCCGGCATCGGCCGCGGCTCCGGCCCCGCTGCCCGGGCTTCACCTCTGCCGCTGTCTACTTCAGCAGGCCGGTCAGGAAGCGGCTGGGGTCGCCGTGCCAGAAGATCGCCAGGGCGTCGCGGGCGCGGGTGGCGGCGACGAACAGCAGGGAGCGGGCGCGCTGGAGTTCCCGCTCGTGCCGGGAACGGTCCGTGTGCTGCCATCGGTCGACCGCGCTGCGGGGGACCAGCCCCTCGCTCACCCCTGCGATGATCACGCGGCGGTATTCGAGGCCCTTGAAGCGGTACATCGTTCCGATGTGGACGCCCTCTCCGCCCTTTGGTCCCTCCGCCGTGATCTCCACGGGTTCGATGCCGGCCCGCTTCAGCCGTACGGCGGTCTCCGTCACCATGTCGTTGGTCGGTACGCAGATGGCGACAACGCCGCGGGGAACGTCGTGCCATGCCTTGATCTGCTCGACGATGGCGTCCAGCTCGCGGTCCCAGGTGGGCTCGCCGTGCAGCAGAGGCCGGTTGCCGTGCAGCACTGACCGGTAGCCGGTCAGTGGGTCTTCGCCGCCGTCCAGGTCGTCGTATGCGGCACCGTCCAGGACGCGCTGGGCATCGCGCAGGATCTCGCTCGTTGTGCGGTAGCTGAGCGTCAGCCGGGAGGAGCGGCCTCGGATGTTGACGCCGAGGCTGCCGAGAGTGACCTGGTGGTCGTAGATGCGCTGGTGGGTGTCGCCGACGAGGAAGAGGTCATCTGGGCCCGTCGGCACCATCGCGCGCAGCAGCTTCCAGTGCGACGGGGAGAGGTCCTGGGCCTCGTCCACCACCGCGTGCCGGTAGCGGTATCGCAGCCAGGCGCCGGATCCGGCTTCCACGTGGATGTTGTGCATGCCGCCGCGTTCGTCCCGCTCGGCCTGCCGGGCGTCGATCTTCGCCTTACGGGCCATCTCCAGCCGGGCGGCCCGCTCGGCGACCTGCCGGTAGGTCTCCAGTCCCTTGAGGTCCAGACGTTGGGTGAAGCGCTCCGACAGCTGCCAGATACCGGCGCGCTCGGCGCGGCCGATGCTACGTCCGCGTCCGGCCCGCCGCGCCCGGAAGTATGCGGATCGCGTGTGGACGGCCTGGCCCAGGATCACCTGATTCCATTCGTCGCTGAGGAACTCCGCCGCCCATCGGCTCTCGCCCGTCTCGTCGAGCATGGCCCGCCATTCCCGCAGCGCCTGGTTGTCGTCGATGCGCCGCTTCCCGCCCGCTGGATCAGCCTCGCGCACGACCTGAGCGGCGAGCTGGTCGATGTGGAGGATGTCGACTCTCGCCAAGGTTTCGGGGCCGCCCAGGGAGAGCAACCGCGCGCGCAGGTCGGCGGCGAGGTTCTTGTTGAAGGTCGTCAGCAGGATGGGCTTGGTGTGCCCGGGAGGGAGCTGGTCGGCCAGATGCTTGACGCGGTGCAGGGCGACGATGGTCTTGCCCGTTCCGGGGCCACCGCTGACCCGGGTGGGGCCTGAGTAGCGGCGGTGGACGAGCTTGGCCTGCGTGGGGTGCAGAAAGGTCTTCCAGCGGCCGAAGTCGCCCTCCTCGATGATGCTCTGCAGCTCCTCGTCGTCGGTGATGACGACGGCTTGGGAGCGGTGTATCGCCGCCTGCCAGTCGTCGGTGTCCACCGGGCCTTCCGCGGCGACCGGCTTGGTGACCTGGTCCAGGACTTGGTCATACGGCGTCCCGTCACGCAGTCGCAGCAGGACTTCGCCGGTGTGCCGAGGGGCGTATTCGGCCAGCCCCAGCAGCTCGTCGTCCGTGGTCAGCTTCCGGATGATCGGGATGAGTGGCTCGGCGACACCCAGTTCCGCGAACTGTTCACTGCTGTACGCGCCGAACAGCGGCTGGGGGGTGGCGGTCTCCCCCGGGGCAGCGGTCTCCTGCGGGCCGGATGGTCGCGGAGTGGGCTGCTGGGGCAGCGCGCGGCGCAGCACACTGTCCTCGACGACTTCGAGGTCGACGTATTCGATGCCGCCGGTGACCTGGTTGATGCCGTAGGCATACCGTTCGAGGTTCCGGTAGACGTCCTTGTGGTGCTTGACCGCGACGAGCAGCCAGTCGTTCCCGCCCAGGTCCAGCAGCAGGGCCCGGTATTCGCGGTTGATCCGCGCCGACCACAGATTGCTGTCACCGGTCAGCTTCTCCAGGTGGAATCCGCGGGATGTGGGGTTGCGGCGGAACTCGCGCTGGAACTGGTAGACCGCACCGATCACGGGCCGGTCGAGCTTGGCGATCTCCTTGTCCGCCTTGTCGAGCAGGCGCAGCGTGGCGCCCTGCGCGGGTGCGGTAGTGCTGGTCAAGTGGGCTACTCCTCGTTCTTCTGCTGCGGGGTGCCGCGCTGCGTGCCGGTGTCCAGCAGTACGGCGAGTACGTCGACGTCCCACCCGGCGGCGGTACGGGCCTGCCACCCTGCCTTGGCGTAGGCGCGGTCCCGGTCTTC
This window harbors:
- a CDS encoding type II toxin-antitoxin system Phd/YefM family antitoxin, producing MSDTIGIAQARANLGDLCRKAATSRERTAITDHGTVVAILISPQELADLEDDLAIAQNRLNEAHGCPDPVLTQEEFLAELAAQDAARHRRGAA
- a CDS encoding type II toxin-antitoxin system RelE family toxin, encoding MSAEVVFQPAARRALTQLRKSDREEIDQVLDAINLLRGNPRPLGSHPYGSGYFRMHVGRYRVLYQVRDGSPVVISIETVGKVP
- a CDS encoding UvrD-helicase domain-containing protein — its product is MTSTTAPAQGATLRLLDKADKEIAKLDRPVIGAVYQFQREFRRNPTSRGFHLEKLTGDSNLWSARINREYRALLLDLGGNDWLLVAVKHHKDVYRNLERYAYGINQVTGGIEYVDLEVVEDSVLRRALPQQPTPRPSGPQETAAPGETATPQPLFGAYSSEQFAELGVAEPLIPIIRKLTTDDELLGLAEYAPRHTGEVLLRLRDGTPYDQVLDQVTKPVAAEGPVDTDDWQAAIHRSQAVVITDDEELQSIIEEGDFGRWKTFLHPTQAKLVHRRYSGPTRVSGGPGTGKTIVALHRVKHLADQLPPGHTKPILLTTFNKNLAADLRARLLSLGGPETLARVDILHIDQLAAQVVREADPAGGKRRIDDNQALREWRAMLDETGESRWAAEFLSDEWNQVILGQAVHTRSAYFRARRAGRGRSIGRAERAGIWQLSERFTQRLDLKGLETYRQVAERAARLEMARKAKIDARQAERDERGGMHNIHVEAGSGAWLRYRYRHAVVDEAQDLSPSHWKLLRAMVPTGPDDLFLVGDTHQRIYDHQVTLGSLGVNIRGRSSRLTLSYRTTSEILRDAQRVLDGAAYDDLDGGEDPLTGYRSVLHGNRPLLHGEPTWDRELDAIVEQIKAWHDVPRGVVAICVPTNDMVTETAVRLKRAGIEPVEITAEGPKGGEGVHIGTMYRFKGLEYRRVIIAGVSEGLVPRSAVDRWQHTDRSRHERELQRARSLLFVAATRARDALAIFWHGDPSRFLTGLLK